The Zalophus californianus isolate mZalCal1 chromosome 8, mZalCal1.pri.v2, whole genome shotgun sequence genome has a segment encoding these proteins:
- the THUMPD2 gene encoding THUMP domain-containing protein 2 isoform X3: MAALQTDSGSRPAAGARFFCTAGRGLEPFLMREVRARLAATQVEYISGKVFFTTCSDLNMLKKLKSAERLFLLIKKQFPLNVSSVSKGKIFNEMQRLVNDDPESWMSAISIWKNLLELDAKKDKLSQRDANPLKRKVEENDITNPKKLKTEQMQELQESRQCQLEKQMEEETVEQDFLTNREKSQEAFQNDVVKAVDTPDQKDLTFRVSCRCSGAIAKTFTGQEVGRVIGIALMKQYGWKADLRNPNLEIFIHLNDIYSVVGIPVFRVPLASRAYIKTAGLRSTIAWAMASLAEIKAGAFVLDPMCGLGTILLEAAKEWPNCHCPQRVSILLFLTFHLGRSLS; this comes from the exons ATGGCGGCGTTGCAGACAGATTCCGGCTCACGGCCTGCAGCGGGCGCCAGGTTTTTCTGCACCGCGGGCCGCGGCCTGGAACCCTTCCTGATGAGGGAGGTGCGGGCGCGGCTGGCGGCCACGCAG GTTGAATATATTTCAGGAAAAGTTTTCTTCACCACCTGTTCTGACTTAAATatgctgaaaaaattaaaatctgcagAAAGATTATTTTTGCTGATTAAAAAGCAGTTTCCACTTAATGTTTCTTCTGTAAGTAAAG gaaaaatatttaatgaaatgcaAAGACTTGTAAATGATGATCCAGAAAGTTGGATGAGTGCCATTTCAATTTGGAAAAATCTTCTTGAACTTGATGCAAAAAAGGACAAACTTTCTCAAAGAGATGCTAACCCACTAAagagaaaagtagaagaaaatgacATCACCAAtcctaagaaattaaaaacagaacaaatgcaAGAGCTACAAGAGAGCAGGCAATGCCAACTGGAAAAGcaaatggaagaagaaacagtGGAGCAAGATTTTCTCACTaacagagaaaaatctcaagaagCATTTCAGAATGATGTAGTGAAAGCAGTTGATACCCCAGACCAGAAGGACTTGACGTTCAGAGTTTCTTGTCGCTGCAGTGGAGCTATTGCAAAGACCTTTACCGGACAG GAAGTAGGAAGAGTAATTGGAATTGCTCTTATGAAACAGTATGGATGGAAAGCAGATTTGAGGAATCCAAACTTAGAG ATCTTCATACATCTAAATGACATTTACTCTGTGGTGGGAATCCCCGTGTTCAG GGTTCCTTTAGCCAGCAGAGCTTACATCAAGACAGCAGGCCTGAGATCTACCATAGCATGGGCAATGGCCTCTCTCGCTGAAATTAAG GCTGGTGCATTTGTTTTAGATCCAATGTGTGGACTTGGAACGATACTTTTGGAAGCTGCTAAAGAATGGCCA